In Edaphobacter dinghuensis, one genomic interval encodes:
- a CDS encoding NIPSNAP family protein, with protein sequence MKRREFLTSSLAASTLALTNQAKSQAQSSAAAGPREYYHLRKYHMQTGPQTKLTDNFVGDALIPALNRLGIAPVGAFHLDLGPETPTLYVLMPSTNLETLVNIDHKLVEDEVFMKAAEPFWSAPATAPAFIRTESTLLSAFPGHPKLTPPPSTAQHGKRVFQLRTYESPSFADHVRKVEMFHKGEFEYFQNAGFDQVFYGDTLIGQRMPNLTYMLSYPELSDLTEKWKAFGADPGWKKLSSDPRYAFEQIVSNISNLILSPAPYSQI encoded by the coding sequence ATGAAACGGCGTGAATTTTTGACCTCGTCGCTTGCCGCATCCACCCTTGCACTCACGAATCAGGCAAAATCGCAGGCACAGTCATCGGCTGCTGCCGGTCCTCGCGAGTACTATCACCTGCGCAAGTACCATATGCAGACCGGGCCGCAGACGAAGTTGACCGATAACTTTGTGGGCGACGCGTTGATTCCTGCGCTGAACCGGCTGGGCATAGCGCCGGTGGGTGCATTTCATCTCGACCTGGGGCCGGAGACGCCAACGCTGTATGTGCTGATGCCTTCGACCAATCTTGAAACTCTGGTGAACATCGATCACAAGCTCGTCGAGGACGAGGTTTTTATGAAGGCAGCGGAGCCGTTCTGGAGCGCACCTGCCACGGCTCCCGCGTTCATTCGTACGGAGAGCACACTGCTCAGCGCCTTTCCCGGCCATCCCAAGCTGACTCCTCCGCCCTCGACGGCGCAGCACGGCAAGCGCGTCTTCCAGCTTCGTACCTACGAGAGCCCCAGCTTTGCCGACCACGTTCGCAAGGTGGAGATGTTCCATAAAGGAGAGTTCGAGTACTTCCAGAATGCGGGCTTCGACCAGGTGTTTTATGGCGATACGCTGATTGGGCAGCGAATGCCTAACCTGACCTACATGCTCAGCTATCCGGAGCTGTCGGACCTGACCGAGAAGTGGAAGGCATTCGGCGCCGATCCGGGTTGGAAGAAGCTGTCGAGCGATCCGCGCTACGCGTTTGAGCAGATCGTGAGCAACATCTCGAACCTGATTCTCAGCCCGGCACCGTACTCGCAGATTTAA
- a CDS encoding D-hexose-6-phosphate mutarotase, with protein MELTQLNEHFAIPGVLAFHQTPSGLIYADVTTPHATATIYLQGAHLTAWQPAGEQPVLFLSRKSDFEQGKPIRGGAPIAFPWFANRHDGKAGPSHGFARIQDWTLAFAALAGEDLHLTFTLAPTAMSRELGFDNFRLAYRLVIGRTLTMQLAVANDAATPLVFEEALHTYYAVDDIHEVTVTGLEPTPFIDKTDAMREKPAAHAPLSFTGPTDRVYQNTAVTCVLHDGAGRRRITVAKTNSNTTVVFNPWKAMADMGEDEWHEMLCVETVNAAANTVTLAPGETHAMQAVVSVEKTPLVN; from the coding sequence ATGGAACTTACGCAGCTTAACGAACACTTCGCCATCCCCGGCGTGCTTGCATTTCACCAGACCCCGAGCGGGTTGATCTATGCCGACGTCACAACGCCGCATGCGACGGCAACGATCTACCTGCAAGGGGCGCACCTGACGGCGTGGCAGCCGGCGGGCGAGCAGCCGGTACTGTTTCTCAGCCGCAAGAGCGACTTTGAACAGGGCAAGCCTATTCGCGGCGGCGCACCGATTGCGTTTCCGTGGTTTGCCAACCGGCACGATGGCAAGGCCGGTCCGTCGCACGGCTTTGCCCGCATTCAGGATTGGACGCTTGCCTTTGCCGCGCTTGCGGGAGAAGACCTGCACCTGACCTTCACGCTGGCTCCGACGGCGATGAGCCGCGAGCTTGGCTTCGACAACTTCCGGCTGGCGTATCGGCTGGTGATTGGCCGAACGCTCACGATGCAGCTTGCGGTGGCCAACGATGCCGCGACACCTCTGGTCTTTGAAGAGGCGCTGCATACCTACTACGCGGTCGACGACATTCACGAGGTAACCGTGACCGGGCTGGAGCCGACGCCATTTATTGATAAGACCGATGCGATGCGCGAGAAACCCGCGGCGCATGCGCCTCTGAGCTTTACCGGGCCGACCGATCGTGTCTACCAGAACACGGCTGTGACCTGCGTTCTGCACGATGGTGCCGGGCGACGCCGGATTACGGTGGCTAAGACGAACTCGAATACTACCGTTGTCTTTAACCCGTGGAAGGCGATGGCGGACATGGGCGAAGATGAGTGGCACGAGATGCTGTGCGTCGAGACGGTCAACGCGGCTGCTAACACTGTGACGTTGGCGC